GAGGTCGTTATACACGAGAGGGATACTCAGGATGGACAGATAGTCGCGAGTGAGTGCTTCCTTGCGCCACGGTTCGTCCCGGAGACCGGACGCGACGTTTCGCACCATCGTCACGTCGCCGGTCGCTGCAGTTCGCCCAGCCGGCTCCGTCGCCGACGGGTCGACAGCGAACGACTGGCTATCCAGATACCCCTGTTCAGCACCGTTCCACGCCCGGGGGTCGACGGTCTCGGTCGCCGGGTCGACCGTTCCGATCCAGGCGAACTGGAACCGGTCGTCGCCGGTCAACAGCTCACAGACGGTGTGGTCGATCTCGTCTTGTGTTTCGGCTTGCACCAGCGCCTGATCGATCTCTCGGATCGTCTCGTTGATCCGATTCAGCGCGGTGAGCTGCTCGTTTTGCTGTTGCAGCGTCCGATCCTGTTCCCGGAGCTGTGATTCGCGCGTAACACGGTCGAGGGCGGCCTCTGCAGTCGCAGCGAGGAGATCTGCCAGCTCTCGGGTCACGTCGTCGAAGATCCCGACGCGGTTCGAGCCGGCGACGAACACGCCGTGATTTCCCAGGGGGATGTACGCCGCGCTGCGGAGGTCGGTCGCTCGGTTTTCGAGCAGGTCTGCCTCGTGGACGTCATCGAAAAACAACGCTTCGTCCTCGACGAAGGCGTACCCGGGGAGGGTGTCGCCGTCGGCGTGGACGGTGGGTAGCGGGCCGTTGCGTTCTCGCATCGTCACCGAGCGTGCTGCGGGTCGAAGATCGTTCGCATCGTTATCGAAGAGATAGACGGCACTCGCGTCTAGATCGAGAACGCCGGACGTATCGTCGACGACGTGCTGGGCGATCTCCTGGTGGGTCTCAGCGTAGAGGAAATCGCGAGCAGTCTCCTGGAGCGTCGCGAGCGCCTCCTCGCGCTGTTTCCGTTTCGTGATGTCCCGACAGCTGAACAGGAGTGTCCCGTCCTGAATCGAGACTTTCCGGACGTTGACCAGCAGCGTGTGCTCGCGACCGGCCTTGTCTGTCGCCGTCGCCTCGATATTCTTGAGGACGCCCGCTGTCGCGAGTTCCGAGCGGTCGAAGAGGTCCTCGCCGAGGAGGTCGCCGATCGTCCCTAAGTCGCGGATCTCCTCGGCCGTGTAGCCGAAGATGAAGTGCACGTTCGGGCAGACGTAGGTGTACTCGCCGTCCTCGTCGGTGATGAGGACCGTGTCGGTCATGTTGTTGAGCGTGACGCGGTGGAGTTCCTCCGATTGCCGGAGATCGCGTTCCAGACCGACGCGCTCGGTGATGTCGACGCCCTCGACGATGATCGAGACGAGTTCACCGCGTTCGTCCTCGACTGGATGCACGGACAGATCGATGACGCGCGGGTCCTCGACGTGTGGTGGCTGCTGAAAGACCGCGTTGACGAACGCTCCGTCGAGTGCTTTCGACACGATCTGTCGGATATCATCGTTCGAGCCATCGGGCTGGGACCAACACGAGAACGTCCAGAACGGCTCGCCGACGAGTGCTTCGACGGTTTCGTCGGTCATCGCCCGCGCTGTCTCGTTCGCCCGGGTGAGCGTCCCGGCCGGATCGAGCACCCACGTCGCAGTCCGCGAGTCGTCGAATATCGCGTCGAACTGCCTGGCACGCTCTCGCCGTGTGACCGATCGCTGTGCCGACCGGATCGCGCGTCCTGTCCGTTCGAGGAGCGCTTCGGCCGTCTGGTCTCCCGACTCCGTGAGTGCGATATAGTCGGTGACACCGGCCCGGATGGCCTCGCTGGCGAGGGCTTCGCTCCCCTCGGCAGTCCCGAGGAGTACTGGAAGCGTCGTGGTCTCGTCGCGAATGGCTCTGACGAGTTCGAGCCCAGTTGCCCCTTCGAGCGTCTGTCCAGTGACGAGACAGTCTACCGTTCGCCCGTGAACGATATCCATCGCTTCCGCGTTGCTCTGAGCGCGTTGGACCGCTGCGTCAGTCCGGGATTCCAGTGTCGTCGCGAATCGTGAAACCCAGCCGCTCGTCCCGACCAGCAACACCGTCGACGAATCGAGGACCGTCGGTGACGCGGACATCATTCCACTCCAGGGATCCAGCGAACGGAACTTCCGATACCGATCCGAGAAAGCGTCGGCTGGGTGATCAGGTCAGTATTCGAGGGCATAGCTAGTTTACTATCAAACCATCTGGGGATATAGGTGTTTGCTGTATAACCATCAGGCGTGCGTAGGGTGCGATGGGCCGTCCCACGCCACTGTGGATTCGAGCCCCGATCGCTCGAACCGCTGGCAGGCCGTTGCGGTCAGTGAACGCCTTCGAATCTGGGGGCTTTTCACGAACGAGCACATACGATTCGACGGTGGCGATGACGAGCCGTTACCCCCGCTCAGCCCCTTGTGATGATAGGTTTCGACCGAGCCACCCCATCTAGAGGAACAGCGCAGGGATCGTGTTGCGGAAGATGTTCAGCGAGATAACGAACAGCAGTGAGACGACGAACCAGTTGAACTTCGTCTCGTCGATCTCTAGCCGGCGGAGATAGGTTCCGATCAGGAGCCCGACGATCGTGACGACGGCGATGACCGACCCCAGCCAGATTCGATAGGTCGTCAGCAGATCCGTAAAGAGCGCCATCTGGAGGAGACGGATCGTGAAGACGACGCCGAGCACCATCGACAGACCACCGATGTACCGTTCGGTGTCCCGCTCGAACGTGTGGAAGTACGCCGGTAGTAGCGGCCCCAGGTTCGCGGCCGCCAGCAGGAATCCCTCGAGAAAGCCGGCCGTGCTCAGGCCCAGCGGATGGTGGGCCTTCTCGACGGTAACGAAGTTCTGGACGAGCTGGAAGACGACGTAGCCGAAGATGATCACCCCGATCAGGAACGGGACGATCGGTCCGGCGTCGAACTCCGCCAGGAAGACCACGCCGACGATCGTCCCGACTGCCGCAAGTGCGATCAGCACCCACTCTTCGCGGACGAAGGTGAGTCCGGTGTCGGTCTCACCGATCTGGAACATGTTGAGCATCCACGGCGGGATCGCCAGCACGACGACGGCCATCGTCGGATCGATCACCGACGCGAAGATCGGCGTCGTGATGAGCGCGTATCCGAACCCGATCATGCCCTTGACGACGCCAGCGACGACCGCGACGCCGACGAACAGCACGAGCAGTTCGACCGTCACCGTCGACTGGACTCCGGCAGTGAGATTCTCCCGACCCGGATAGAAGACGATCGACCCGGCGACGACCGCGAGCGTCGCGGCGACCATCATCAACTCCCGGTAGCGGAACTGCCGCAGATTCTGGACGAACTGTGCTGGATCGACCTGTGATTCGTTTGTAGCCATAGTAACGCCAGACGTTCGCGTATTTCCAGCGACGGTCTCGGGCGAGTAGTGTCTGTCTTCTGCGGACAGTCGTGCGGAGAGAGCTGACACTCCTGAACGACGATATCGACTGGCTCGCGGCCCGAACTCCCGAATCGACCCGAAGACGCGCGTCTCACGATGTCATCGATAAAAGAGGTATTCGCCGGTATCGAAAACCCCGACACTCACGGTGTGATGACGGCGCGCCCGTCGATCTCGCGATGTTCGAGTCGTTCGGCGACCGTGTTGACTTCGCTCAGCTCGTAGCGACTCGTGTGAAGGTCGACGTCACCCTGTTCGACGAGCGCGACGAGCTCCTGGAGTTCGGTATACTGACCGACGATGTTCCCGACGTAGGAGAACTCGCCGTTGACCAGCGCCTGCGCTGACTCGTGGATGTGACCGCCGTAGCCGATGATGTGATGATCGCCACCCGCGGCGGTGATGTCAGGTGCGTACTCCGTCGTCACGTCCGCACCCACGAAGTCAAGCACCTGCGTGGCCCCGTCGCCGTCGGTGATGCTGTCGACCGTCTCCCGGACGTCCTCGTCGTCGGGGTTGACGAGGTGGTCGGCACCACCCTCGGCGGCGAGTTCCAGCGCCGAATCCTTGAGGTCGACGGCGGTGATCTGTGCGGCGCTCATCGCGTCGAGACACTGGACGCCGATATGCCCCAGTCCGCCGATCCCGATGACGACGGCGTGATCACCGGGGTTCAGCCGGTCGACGGCCTTCTTCGCGGCGTGGTAGGCCGTGATCCCGGCGTCGGCGTGCGGGGCGATGTCGATGGGTTCGACGCCGCTCGGGAGCGGGATGACCGCGCGCTCGTTGGTGTGGAGGTACTCCGCGAACCCACCGTCGGTCGTCAGCCCGTTGAACGCCTGGTTCTCGCAGTACATCGTCTCGCCCTGTCGACACGCCCGGCACGTCCCGCAGGTCTGGACTGGATGGCAGATCACGGGGTCGCCCTCCTCGACGAGGTCGACCTCCGGCCCCATCTCGACGACCGTCCCGGCGTTCTCGTGCCCCAGTGTCATCGGCAACGGCTGCTCGACGTACTCGGCCCACATCCCCTCGATGATGTGGTTGTCTGTCTGACACCAGCCCGCGCCTTCGACCTCGACGATCACGTCGTCGGAACTC
The Halapricum salinum genome window above contains:
- a CDS encoding bacterio-opsin activator domain-containing protein, whose translation is MSASPTVLDSSTVLLVGTSGWVSRFATTLESRTDAAVQRAQSNAEAMDIVHGRTVDCLVTGQTLEGATGLELVRAIRDETTTLPVLLGTAEGSEALASEAIRAGVTDYIALTESGDQTAEALLERTGRAIRSAQRSVTRRERARQFDAIFDDSRTATWVLDPAGTLTRANETARAMTDETVEALVGEPFWTFSCWSQPDGSNDDIRQIVSKALDGAFVNAVFQQPPHVEDPRVIDLSVHPVEDERGELVSIIVEGVDITERVGLERDLRQSEELHRVTLNNMTDTVLITDEDGEYTYVCPNVHFIFGYTAEEIRDLGTIGDLLGEDLFDRSELATAGVLKNIEATATDKAGREHTLLVNVRKVSIQDGTLLFSCRDITKRKQREEALATLQETARDFLYAETHQEIAQHVVDDTSGVLDLDASAVYLFDNDANDLRPAARSVTMRERNGPLPTVHADGDTLPGYAFVEDEALFFDDVHEADLLENRATDLRSAAYIPLGNHGVFVAGSNRVGIFDDVTRELADLLAATAEAALDRVTRESQLREQDRTLQQQNEQLTALNRINETIREIDQALVQAETQDEIDHTVCELLTGDDRFQFAWIGTVDPATETVDPRAWNGAEQGYLDSQSFAVDPSATEPAGRTAATGDVTMVRNVASGLRDEPWRKEALTRDYLSILSIPLVYNDLSHGVLTVYAPTQDAFDDTTKAVLAELGETIASARSAIERKNALLTTSMTRVEFEIDDPSFVLSRLAREADCQLSYQGGVQQSADGNHVFVTAEGASPDAVTEAATDLVAIDDVQQISTERDRGVLRLRLTQPFLALELADHGAVFREATADPTTATLVIDIPDSSDVRTITQLVRETFRAVELRAKQTLDQTADHDLYSTFLEKLTERQLEVIQTAYYSGFFESPRENTGEDVAETLGISPPAFYTHARTVQRKLFATLFEETNLPTEPSSEEG
- a CDS encoding sulfite exporter TauE/SafE family protein, encoding MATNESQVDPAQFVQNLRQFRYRELMMVAATLAVVAGSIVFYPGRENLTAGVQSTVTVELLVLFVGVAVVAGVVKGMIGFGYALITTPIFASVIDPTMAVVVLAIPPWMLNMFQIGETDTGLTFVREEWVLIALAAVGTIVGVVFLAEFDAGPIVPFLIGVIIFGYVVFQLVQNFVTVEKAHHPLGLSTAGFLEGFLLAAANLGPLLPAYFHTFERDTERYIGGLSMVLGVVFTIRLLQMALFTDLLTTYRIWLGSVIAVVTIVGLLIGTYLRRLEIDETKFNWFVVSLLFVISLNIFRNTIPALFL
- a CDS encoding NAD(P)-dependent alcohol dehydrogenase, which encodes MEAARLHEYTDDMSEGLTIEVIDRPAVESSDDVIVEVEGAGWCQTDNHIIEGMWAEYVEQPLPMTLGHENAGTVVEMGPEVDLVEEGDPVICHPVQTCGTCRACRQGETMYCENQAFNGLTTDGGFAEYLHTNERAVIPLPSGVEPIDIAPHADAGITAYHAAKKAVDRLNPGDHAVVIGIGGLGHIGVQCLDAMSAAQITAVDLKDSALELAAEGGADHLVNPDDEDVRETVDSITDGDGATQVLDFVGADVTTEYAPDITAAGGDHHIIGYGGHIHESAQALVNGEFSYVGNIVGQYTELQELVALVEQGDVDLHTSRYELSEVNTVAERLEHREIDGRAVITP